From Pseudomonadota bacterium:
AGACACCGAGGGCGTCGAAAACTGGCGTCACGGAATAAAGGACCCCGTCATGGGGCTGGGCGTGGATGGCCCCCCCGCGGTTGGTGCCGCGGGCGCCACCACCTCCGGGTTCTAGGAGACGAAAGACCATGTGGTTATCCGATACCTCGGTCAAACGACCGGTGTTCGCCACCGTACTGTGCGCGCTGCTCCTGGCGTTCGGCGTCCTGTCATTCCAGCAGCTGCCGCTTCGGGAGTACCCCGACGTGGCGGCCCCGATCGTGTCTGTCTCGACGGGTTATCCCGGCGCCTCAGCAGAAGTGGTTGAAAAACGCGTCACCCAGCTGGTGGAAAGCGAGATCAGCGGCATCGAGGGCATCAAAGCGATCACCTCCCGCTCCCGCGATGAGTTCTCCAACATCAACATCGAGTTCGACCTGGGTCGGGGGATTGAAGACGCAACAAACGACGTGCGGGACCGCGTTTCGCGGATCCTTCGGCGGTTGCCCGACGACGTTGATCCGCCTCGGGTCGAGCGGCAAAACTCAGATGCTCGGCCGATCATGTATGTGACGATCAACAGCTCCGAATTTGGCCTGATGGAGCTGACCGACTACGTCGAACGCTACGTCATCGACCGGTTTTCCAGCATCGCTGGCGTTTCCCAGATCAATGTTAACGGCGGTGGACGGCCGTCGATGCGCATCTGGATCGACCGTCAGGCGCTGGCCGCGCGTGGACTGGCGGTCACCGACGTCGAGGAAGCGCTGCAGGCGGAAAACGTGGAGCTGCCGGCCGGGCGTATCGAAACCCGCGATCTGGAATTCACCGTTCGCATGGGTCGCAACTACGTAACGGCAGACGACTTTCGGCGGCTGGTGCTGGCGACTGGGGATGACGGGCACAACATCCGGCTGGGCGAGGTCGCCCGGGTAGAGGTGGGGCCGCGGGAACAGCGCCGCTTCTTCCGCACCAACGGCCAGGACGCCGTGGGGATGGGCATCATCAAGCAGTCCACCGCCAATACGGTCGAAGTGCTGACGGCGGTCACCGAGATGATGGGGCGGGTCGCCGACGACTTGCCGGACCACATGTCGATCGCACGGAGCCAGGACGATTCGGTCTTTATCCGCGCCGCCATTCGCGCGGTTTTTCTGACCATTGCGGCCACCGTCGGGTTGGTTGGACTGGTGATTCTGCTCTTCCTTGGGAACGTGCGGGCCACCCTGATCCCGGTGTTGACCATCCCGGTCTGTCTGATTGCGGCGTGCATTGCGCTGGCCGCGTTTGACCTGTCGGTCAATCTGATCACGCTGCTGGCGCTGGTGCTGTCCATTGGCCTGGTGGTGGATGACGCCATTGTGGTGCTCGAAAACGTGCATCGGCGTATCGACTCGGGCGAGCCGCCGCTGCTGGCGGCATTTCGCGGATCGCGCCAGGTGGGTTTTGCGGTGATTGCCACCACGGCCGTCCTGGTGGCCGTATTTCTTCCGATTATTTTTCTCGACGACAACATCGGGCGAATCTTTTCCGAGCTGGCGGTGACTATCTCCGCCGCGGTGATTTTCTCCAGCGTGCTGGCGCTGTCGCTGGTGCCGATGCTTTGTTCGAAAATGCTGAAGCCCACCAACGACGGCAATCCGCTGTCGCGCTGGGTGGACGCGCGCTTCGATCGGATGGCGGCGGGCTACCAGCGCGCCGTAGGGTTTGCGCTTCGCCAGTCCTGGGCCTTCGTGGCGGGTTTGCTGGGTGTCGGCGTTGGCCTGTTCTGGCTGTTCCAGACCGTGCCTCAGGAGTACGCGCCGCAGGAAGACCAGGGCATGTTTTACGTCCCGTTCAAGGCCCCGCAGGGCACCAGCATCGGCAAGATGGCTGGCTACATCCCGGAGCTGGAGGGGCCGATGCTGGAGCTGGTCGAGTCCGGCGACGTGCTCCGCGGAGTGACCATCATCCCCGGCTTCGGCGGGACCGCAGCCAATCAGGGTGTGCTGGCTGTGGGCATGCATGAGTTCGAGCCGGACAAGATGAGCACGCAGGAAGCGATGGGCGAGCTGATGGGTCAGTGGCGCAACATTGCCGACCTGCGGATGTTTACCTTTATGCGGTCCGGCTTGTCCCGCAGCGGCGGCGGCCAGCCGGTTCAGTTTGTCATCGGCGGCCCCAGTTACGACGAGCTCGCACGCTGGCGGGACCTTATGCTCGACGCCGTGGCGGAAAACCCGGGCTTCTCGCGGGTTAGCTCTGACCTTGAAGAGACTCAGCCCCAGCTGATGGTGCGGGTCGACAAGGATCGCGCCGCCGCTCTGGGCGTCAGCGTGCGCAACGTTGGGCGCACGCTGCAGGCGATGATGACCGAGCAGGCCGTCACCACGTACGTGGTCGACGGCGAAGAGTATGACGTGGTGATTCAGGCGGTGGCGTCGCAGCGCGCAACGCCGTCAGATCTATCCAACATTTATGTGCGGTCCGACACCTCCGGCGAGCTGGTGTCGCTGAATAACCTGATCCAGGTGGAAGCCGTGGGGGGTGCCAGCAACCTCAACCGCTACAACCGCATTCGAGCATTGACGCTCTCGGCGAGCCTCAAAGAGGGGTATGCCCTGGGCGAGGCGCTCGATTATCTGGTGGAGACGGTGCGGCGCGAGCTGCCCGCGGGTGCCCAGATCGACTACAAAGGCCAGTCGCTCGAATACAAGGAAGCCTCGGGAGCCATTTACTTTTCCCTGGGTATGGCGCTGCTGGTGGTGTTCCTGGTGCTTGCCGCTCAGTTTGAAAGCTTCAGTCAGCCGCTGGTGGTGATGATCACCGTGCCGCTGGCGATCATCGGGGGGCTGCTCGGGCTGCTCGCGTCTGGCCTGACCTTCAACATCTTTAGCCAGATCGGCATTATTCTGCTGGTGGGAATCGCCGCCAAGAACGGCATCCTAATCGTGGAATTTATCAACCAGCTTCGCGACAGCGGGCGCGACTTTGAGGAATCGATCCTCACCGCAGCGCGAATCAGGCTGCGCCCGGTGCTGATGACAACCGTGTCAACCACCATCGGCTCAGTTCCGCTGATCCTGGCCACCGGACCGGGTTCCGAAGGCCGGATTGTCCTGGGGGTTGTGATGTTTTCCGGCGTGGCGGTCGCCACCGTGTTTACGCTGTTTATGGTGCCAGTGTTTTACAAGCTGCTGTCCCGCGGCTCAACCTCGCCCGAGGCGCTGTCCAAAGAGCTGGATGGTCTGCGCGAGGAGATGCCCAACCTCACGGTTGATCGGGGCGCTTAAGGCGCTCCGTCTGCGCTGTAAACCTCATCGGGGGAGTGGTTGTGCGGCCGTTAGCCGGTCGGCTGATGCTCCGCAAGGTCTGGATTCGGCTGTGTGTGGGTGAGCCACCCGCCGGCTTGGCAGGTGGCCGGTAATGCAGTCGGTCAGGTGACCGGGATCGCCGCAACCATGTGCGAGATGCGCTTTCGCTGCATCTTCAGGCTGTACTCGAGCTCCCGCATCCGCGTACTGATAACGGTCTTGCTCCATCGCTCCTGAAGATCGGCTCGCTTCTTCTGAACGCGCTGCACCTGCAGCTCCTGCCAGGCTTTGACGGTTGCCAGAAACTGCTCGTATTCGGCGTCCAGCGTATCGCGGAACGAAGTTTCGCCGGACTCGATACGGCTCAGTCGGGCCTGCGCGCGTTCGAACTGAAGCTTCACCTTAGCGCGCAGGATTTGAATCTTGGGCGTGCGGCGAAAATTCTTTGCCAGGCCGAACCAGCTGCAGACGTTGATAAACCATTTGTTCAGGTCGATCTGCCACCAGCGTACGCCGTTGCGATAGTCGCCTTCGAACATGTGGTGGAAGTTGTGGTAACCCTCCCCGCAGGTCACGAGCGCGATGAGCCAGTTATCGCGGGCCGTGTTTTCTTCGGTGTAGGGCTGCTTGCCCCACATGTGGGCCAGCGAGTTGATCATGAAGGTCACCTGATGATTCAGCACCAGCCGGGCGAAGCCGGCCAGCAGCAGGCAGCCCCAGAGGTCGCCGGCCATCCAGCCGATCAGGGCGGGGACGCCCAGGTTGGCGGCCCAGGTCAGCAGCCAATAGTTGCGATGCTGCCACATGACAATCGGGTCGCGCTTCAGATCGGGCACCTTATCCAAGCCGATTCGCGCCGGTTCATAGTCGCGGATCATCCAGCCCATGTGGGCATACCAGAAGCCGCGTTTGATCGAGTGCGGGTCCTTTTCTTCCTCGTCGACATGGCGATGATGAACCCGATGCCGGGCCGACCACTGAAGGATGCTGTGCTGCAGGGCAAACGCGCCGCCGATGGCAAAAAACAGCCTTAGCAGCCAGTGAGCTTCATAGGTGCGGTGAGACCACAGCCGGTGATAGCCGGAGCCGATGGCGATGCCGCAGTAAACCCACAAGAGCAGGGCGCTGATCCAGGCGGTGGCGGAGAAGTCGTTGAACCATGCGTAGACGGGCACCGCGGTGACCGTTACCACCGTGGTTACGGCAAACATGATGGTGGTGGCCCACTCGATGGGCGCCGCTGTTGTTTCTGAAGAACTCACGATAGAAAAGCCTGAATAGTCAGCCGAAAACGACGGGTTATCATAGCATCGGAGATCGGCGGTTACGTGTTAAATCGTTACATCAGGTATCGTCAGGCCCGTCGATCTCTTGACCTGGGTCAGGATTTGCTTTGAACACCCGCCGTAGTCCCGCAAACTATTGATTAACATAATAATACCTGGCCAGGGTCAGCGTACGATGGCGCCTGAGGATGCGCTGGCGGCGGCGCTGCGCTGGCATCAGGCTGGGCAGACGGCCGCCGCTCGAGCGGCTTATGACGCCATTTTGGCGGCGTTTCCCGAGCAAACCGAGGTGCTGCGGCTTTCGGCGGTGCTGCACCTCCAGCGAGGTGAACCGGCCGCCGCCGCGCAGCAGCTGGCAGACGCCCTGCGGCTGCAGCCCCAGCTCTCCGGTGCGCCGGAGGTCGAGCTGAAGCTCTTGCTAGCGCGGGCTCTCCGTGACAGCGGTAACCTCGTCAGCGCGCTGCAAACGCTGAACGAAACGGCGAGTCGCTATCCGGAAACCGCTCAGGTGTATGAGCAGCTGGGCGCCACTCATCATCTGGCCGGTCGGCTCGACGAGGCGACAAGCGCGTATCGTCGCGCCGTTGCGTTGGAACCCGGCGCGGCGGCGCTGAACGCCAATCTGGCTGCCGTGCTGGCGCAGGCGGGGGACGCTGAGGGTTCTCTTAAACACGCGGATGCGGCGCTGACGCTGGATCCGAGCCTCGGCCCGGCCTACAAGGTAAGAGGCACTGCGCTGGCAACGCTCGGGCGCCCCGAGGAAGGGCGCGCGGCGCTGCAGCGCGCAGTGGAGCTGGCGCCTGAGCCGGACGGCTGGTACCAGCTCGGCGTGATTCTCGACGAGCTGGGGCAGTGGGACGATTCGCTGGCGGCCCAGGCCCAGGCGTTAAAACTTCAGCCAAATTTTGGGCCGGCGCTCAGCGAACATCTATTCCTGCAGCGGAGGCTCTGCCAATGGGCCGGGGCTGAGGCGCTGGCGTTGCGCTTCGAGGACGTCATGGATCAGGGTGCGCCTGGCCTCAAGCCGTTTTCGTACCTTTCTCAGGTGGATGATCCGCCGCGGCACGCGAGCTGCGCCAGGCTCTGGGCGGCCCAGATCCGAGAACGAGCGGCGTTTCTGCCGCGGCATTCACGGCCCGCTGAACCGCTGGCCTGGGACGGAACGCGGCCGCTTACGGTGGGCTACCTTTCTTCGGGATTTCATCGACACCCAACGGCCTGCCTGACGGCTGAGTACTTCGAACGTACCGATCGTCACCGGTTTCGACAGGTTGCGTTTTCGGTGGGGCCGGACGACGGCAGCGGTCTGCGTTGGCGAATCCGAGACGCGATGGACCGGTTTCACGATCTCAACGGACAGCCTCTGGCCCGGATTGGTGAGGCCATCGCCAGTGAACAGGTGGATATCTTGGTGGACCTGCGGGGCTATGGCGGTGGTGCGGTGACCGAGGTGCTCGCGACGCGCCCCGCGCCCCTGCAGGTGAACTGGCTGGCCTATCCGGGAACCATGGGCGCCGATTTCATGGACTATGTGGTGCTGGACCCGTTTGTGGCCACCGAGGAAGTCTTGGCTAACGTCGACGAGGCACCGGTGATTCTGCCGGGCAGCTACCAGCCGAGCGACAGCACACGCCGCTTCGAGGATCGCGTGCCGACCCGCGAAGCGTGCGGGCTGCCGGCGCAGGGAATGGTGTTTGTCAGCTTCAACAACTCGTATAAGTTCTCACCGACCATCTTCGGCGCATGGATGGCGATCCTCAGAGCGGTACCGGACAGCGTGCTGTGGCTGCTGGCGGGCAAAGCGGGCAGCAGCACCGACGCCAACCTGCGGCGCGAAGCGGTCCAGCAAGGTGTCGACCCCTCCCGGCTGGTGATGAGTCCCAAGCTACCGCATCTGGACTACCTGGCGCGGCTTTCGGTGGCTGATCTCTTTCTGGACACGTTGCCGTACAACGCCCACACCACGGCGTCCGATGCGCTGTGGGCCGGCTGTCCGGTGCTGACCTGCGCTGGGCGATCGTTTGCGGCCCGGGTCGCCGGCAGCCTGCTGACCAGCGCTGGGCTCAGCGAGCTTGTGGTAGAAAACCTGGAGGAGTATCAGCAGCTCGCGATCAGCCTGGGTATCAACCCTCAGCAGCTGGCAGCAGTGAAAACCCGGTGCGTGGCGGCCCGCGGCAGCCGGCTGTTCGACACCGCGCGCTTCTGTCGTGACCTGGAGCAGGGTTTTGTCGAGATGGCTAGCCGGGCGGCAGCTGGTCTGACGCCGGGGCCAATTGATCTCCGTCAGCGGTGAGCAGCGCCGGCCCGAGCGGCAGCGCAGATTTCTGGCTGGCCTGGCGGTAGCACGCTAGCGCGCCCTCGGTATCCCCCTGGTGGGCCTTGAGTTCCGCCAGCTCCGCCCAGGCGTCAGCGCTCGGGCTTAGGTTCACGCTGGTCTCCAGGTGCTCCTTCGCCTTGGCGTAACGCTCGCCCAAAACCAGCTGACGCCCCAGGTGACGGTGGAGGCCGGCGCTGTCCGGGTGTTTAGCCAGCCACTTTTCGAGCTGGGTCGTGAGCTTGGGATCCTCGCCGGCGGCGATCACAAAATGATCGAGCAGCTCGTCTGACCACTGTCGACCGAGCGCGGCCCGCAGATCTTTTTCCGCCATATCGGATGCACCCAGCGCCGCGGCGTTAGCCGCATAGGCTTTTAGGAACACCACCTCCTGACGCTGGCCGCGGCTGAGATTCTTCCACGAAGTGGTCAGAGCCGCTGAGTCCTGTGCGCCTTCCAGCGCCGCCAGCAGGGCCTTGTGTTCCAGCCGACTCTGCTGCTCGTCGTCGATGATCTTGGCCTTGGTCAGCGCCGGCGCGATCGCGGCCAGCTCGGTCCAGCGCTCCAGCTGCTCCAGGGCTCTCGCCTTGAGCTCCAGCACCCGCGGGCGGGTTTCTTTGGTTCGGCCGAGCTCGTTCAGCGTCGCCAGCGCTTCATCCGGGTGGTTGGCCGACAGCTGCAGGGACGCTCGGGTGATGAGGACCGAGTCGTGGGCCTTGCTGGACTGATCAGCGTGCTGGAGATATTCGTCGGCGCGTCCCTCGTGTCCGGTCCCGGCGGCCGCCTGGGCGGCGCCGATATAGCTCAGGGCCGACTGGTCGCCTTTGCGCGCCGCCTTGGACAGCGCCTTTTCGGCTTTCTGCCAGTTGCCTTCCGACAGCGCGAGCATGCCGATCTCCAGCTGGGCTGCGGCTCGTCGCTGGAAAAAGCCCCGCACGGCGTTGCCGGGCAGGTACCAAAGCCAGATTCCCAGGCGGATCAGGATATACAGCGAAGCCAGCGACGCGAGCAGCACAAACACGTTCATCTCAATCGCCCAGCCGTCGGCGCGGATCAGAACATACCCCCGCAGTAGCGGCAGGGCCCAAATGGCCAGTAGGGCCAGGCCCACCGCGAGCACCAGCGCCAGCATAATTTTCATCGGCCTTCCGCTCCGCCGGCGGGCGCTGACGCCGCGCGATCCGCCAAGTCTTCGGTGGCGCGGATGCTGCGCAGCTGTCGCAGGGCTCCGGAGATGTCAGGCAGTTCAGGGCTCAGCCGGGTTTCGGCGAGCCTGGCGAGCCTGGTCAGCGCGTCGGCCACCGGTTCAGCGTTGGTCTGGTAATACTCGGTGATCCAGTCACGGACCGCGGCCACCGAAGATTCAAAGAGTGCCTGCTCCCCTCGAGCGGCCGCAAGCTGCGCCACCTGGAGCTGGAGGCGAATGTTTTCCCGCAGCAACCGCTCTTCTTCCAGCGTCAGCAGCACGGTCGCGGTTTCCTTTTCTCGGTGCACCACCACAACGTTGGACAGAACCGACTTAAACCGAGCCCACCAGCCCTCTTCGGTCGTCTCCGGCACCAGCAGATTGGCGCCGCTGGCGTTGAGGCTGCGCCGTGCGTCCAG
This genomic window contains:
- a CDS encoding fatty acid desaturase, which gives rise to MSSSETTAAPIEWATTIMFAVTTVVTVTAVPVYAWFNDFSATAWISALLLWVYCGIAIGSGYHRLWSHRTYEAHWLLRLFFAIGGAFALQHSILQWSARHRVHHRHVDEEEKDPHSIKRGFWYAHMGWMIRDYEPARIGLDKVPDLKRDPIVMWQHRNYWLLTWAANLGVPALIGWMAGDLWGCLLLAGFARLVLNHQVTFMINSLAHMWGKQPYTEENTARDNWLIALVTCGEGYHNFHHMFEGDYRNGVRWWQIDLNKWFINVCSWFGLAKNFRRTPKIQILRAKVKLQFERAQARLSRIESGETSFRDTLDAEYEQFLATVKAWQELQVQRVQKKRADLQERWSKTVISTRMRELEYSLKMQRKRISHMVAAIPVT
- a CDS encoding efflux RND transporter permease subunit; amino-acid sequence: MWLSDTSVKRPVFATVLCALLLAFGVLSFQQLPLREYPDVAAPIVSVSTGYPGASAEVVEKRVTQLVESEISGIEGIKAITSRSRDEFSNINIEFDLGRGIEDATNDVRDRVSRILRRLPDDVDPPRVERQNSDARPIMYVTINSSEFGLMELTDYVERYVIDRFSSIAGVSQINVNGGGRPSMRIWIDRQALAARGLAVTDVEEALQAENVELPAGRIETRDLEFTVRMGRNYVTADDFRRLVLATGDDGHNIRLGEVARVEVGPREQRRFFRTNGQDAVGMGIIKQSTANTVEVLTAVTEMMGRVADDLPDHMSIARSQDDSVFIRAAIRAVFLTIAATVGLVGLVILLFLGNVRATLIPVLTIPVCLIAACIALAAFDLSVNLITLLALVLSIGLVVDDAIVVLENVHRRIDSGEPPLLAAFRGSRQVGFAVIATTAVLVAVFLPIIFLDDNIGRIFSELAVTISAAVIFSSVLALSLVPMLCSKMLKPTNDGNPLSRWVDARFDRMAAGYQRAVGFALRQSWAFVAGLLGVGVGLFWLFQTVPQEYAPQEDQGMFYVPFKAPQGTSIGKMAGYIPELEGPMLELVESGDVLRGVTIIPGFGGTAANQGVLAVGMHEFEPDKMSTQEAMGELMGQWRNIADLRMFTFMRSGLSRSGGGQPVQFVIGGPSYDELARWRDLMLDAVAENPGFSRVSSDLEETQPQLMVRVDKDRAAALGVSVRNVGRTLQAMMTEQAVTTYVVDGEEYDVVIQAVASQRATPSDLSNIYVRSDTSGELVSLNNLIQVEAVGGASNLNRYNRIRALTLSASLKEGYALGEALDYLVETVRRELPAGAQIDYKGQSLEYKEASGAIYFSLGMALLVVFLVLAAQFESFSQPLVVMITVPLAIIGGLLGLLASGLTFNIFSQIGIILLVGIAAKNGILIVEFINQLRDSGRDFEESILTAARIRLRPVLMTTVSTTIGSVPLILATGPGSEGRIVLGVVMFSGVAVATVFTLFMVPVFYKLLSRGSTSPEALSKELDGLREEMPNLTVDRGA
- a CDS encoding tetratricopeptide repeat protein: MAPEDALAAALRWHQAGQTAAARAAYDAILAAFPEQTEVLRLSAVLHLQRGEPAAAAQQLADALRLQPQLSGAPEVELKLLLARALRDSGNLVSALQTLNETASRYPETAQVYEQLGATHHLAGRLDEATSAYRRAVALEPGAAALNANLAAVLAQAGDAEGSLKHADAALTLDPSLGPAYKVRGTALATLGRPEEGRAALQRAVELAPEPDGWYQLGVILDELGQWDDSLAAQAQALKLQPNFGPALSEHLFLQRRLCQWAGAEALALRFEDVMDQGAPGLKPFSYLSQVDDPPRHASCARLWAAQIRERAAFLPRHSRPAEPLAWDGTRPLTVGYLSSGFHRHPTACLTAEYFERTDRHRFRQVAFSVGPDDGSGLRWRIRDAMDRFHDLNGQPLARIGEAIASEQVDILVDLRGYGGGAVTEVLATRPAPLQVNWLAYPGTMGADFMDYVVLDPFVATEEVLANVDEAPVILPGSYQPSDSTRRFEDRVPTREACGLPAQGMVFVSFNNSYKFSPTIFGAWMAILRAVPDSVLWLLAGKAGSSTDANLRREAVQQGVDPSRLVMSPKLPHLDYLARLSVADLFLDTLPYNAHTTASDALWAGCPVLTCAGRSFAARVAGSLLTSAGLSELVVENLEEYQQLAISLGINPQQLAAVKTRCVAARGSRLFDTARFCRDLEQGFVEMASRAAAGLTPGPIDLRQR
- a CDS encoding heme biosynthesis HemY N-terminal domain-containing protein; this encodes MKIMLALVLAVGLALLAIWALPLLRGYVLIRADGWAIEMNVFVLLASLASLYILIRLGIWLWYLPGNAVRGFFQRRAAAQLEIGMLALSEGNWQKAEKALSKAARKGDQSALSYIGAAQAAAGTGHEGRADEYLQHADQSSKAHDSVLITRASLQLSANHPDEALATLNELGRTKETRPRVLELKARALEQLERWTELAAIAPALTKAKIIDDEQQSRLEHKALLAALEGAQDSAALTTSWKNLSRGQRQEVVFLKAYAANAAALGASDMAEKDLRAALGRQWSDELLDHFVIAAGEDPKLTTQLEKWLAKHPDSAGLHRHLGRQLVLGERYAKAKEHLETSVNLSPSADAWAELAELKAHQGDTEGALACYRQASQKSALPLGPALLTADGDQLAPASDQLPPG